The nucleotide sequence TTCATGCACAGCGGCTGCGCGCTCTGCCACAACATTGCCGGCACGACCGCGGGGGGCCAGGCGGCGCCGGACCTCACACACGTCGCCGGTCGCCGCACCATTGCGGCCGGAATGCTCGACAACACGCCGCAGAACATCGCGCGCTGGATTTTCGATCCGTCGGTCATCAAACCCGGCGCTCGCATGCCCTCGTTTCACTTTCCTGCCGATGAGATGAACGCCGTCGTGGCCTACCTGGAGACGCTCAAGTGAGCGCGTTAGGCAACAGCACCATCGACGGCGGCGCGCTCGCCCCCGAAGCCGTGGCGCAGAATGCCGGCGCCCTCGAACGCACGTGGTCCACGAAGCCCGGCGTCTGGGCCTGGGTGTGCACCGTCGATCACAAGGTCATTGGACGCCGGTACGTGATCACGGCGTTCGCCATGTTCCTCGCCGGCGGCATCGAAGCGGCGCTGATGCGCGCGCAACTGGCGCGGCCGGAGAACGGATTTCTCGGAGCGGATCGATACAACCAGATTTTCACGACCCACGGCACGACGATGATGTTCCTGTTCGCGGTCCCGATGATGACCGCGATGGGTTTGTACTTCGTTCCGCTGATGATCGGAGCCCGAAGCGTCGCCTTCCCGCGGCTCAACGCGTTCGGATACTGGACGTATCTGGTCGGCATCGGATTGTTGTACGTGGCGCTGCTCACGAATCACGCGCCGGACACCGGATGGTTCGCGTACGTGCCGCTCTCGGAAACGCTCTACGCCCCGGGACATCGGGTGGACGTGTGGGCGCAGCTCGTCACGTTCACCGAGATCGCGGCGCTCTGCGCGGCGGTCAACATCATCGTCACGGTGTTCAAGATGCGAGCGCCGGGGATGTCGGTGAACCGTATTCCGCTGTTCGTGTGGGCACAGCTCGTGGTCGCGTTCATGATCGTATTCGCGATGCCCGCGGTGGCGGCAGGCAGCACGCTCATGCTCGCGGCTGACCGCGCGATTCACATGCAGTGGTTCATCCCGGCGCGTGGCGGCGATGTGCTGCTCTGGCAGCACATCTTCTGGTTCTTCGGACATCCCGAGGTCTACATCATTTTTCTGCCGGCGTTAGGCATGGTGACGCCGATCGTCGAGACGTTCTGCCGCCGTCCGGTCGTCGGCTACGGCGCGATCGTCATGGCAAACATCGCGACGGCGTTCTTCGCCTTCGGCCTCTGGGTCCACCACATGTTCGCGACGCCGCTGCCGGAGCTCGGCGACAGCCTGTTCACGGCCGCCAGCCTCGTCATCGCCATCCCGAGCGCCGTGCAGATTTTCTGCTGGATCGCCACGATGTGGACGGGCCGCCCGCGCCTGACGGTGCCGATGCTGTTCGTGCTCGGTTTCCTGTTCACGTTCATCAACGGTGGCATCACCGGTGTCATGCTCGCGTCCGTGCCGTTCGACCGCCAGGCGCACGATACGTTCTTCGTCGTCGCACACCTGCACTACGTGCTGTTGGGCGGCGGCGTGATGCCGCTCTTCGCCGGCCTCTACTTCTGGTTTCCGAAGTTCACCGGCCGCCTGCTGCGCAATGGGTTAGGCAAGTGGCATTTCTGGCTGTTCCTCATCGGCGTCAACGTCACCTTCTTCCCGATGCACATCCTCGGCCTCGACGGCATGCCGCGGCGCATCTACACCTACCTCGCCTCGACCGGCTGGGGGCCGCTCAATCTGCTCTCGTCGCTCGGGGCAGCGACGATCGCCATCAGCGTCATCATTTTCCTGGTCAACGTCGTTCTCAGTTGGCGAGGCGGCGCCGTTGCCGGCCCGAATCCATGGGGCGCGAGCGGCCTCGAGTGGGCCACCGCATCGCCGCCGCCGCCGTACAACTTCGCGTATCCGCTCATCGTCTCCAGCGCGCACCCGCTGTGGGACGCGCACGCTGCGCTGCCGGTCGCAACCGGCCTTCGCACCGATCGCCGCGAGGTGTTGACGACGACGACGTTCGATGCCCGCCCGGACGCGCGCCACAGCTCGCCTCGCGAATCGATCTGGCCGTTCTATCTCGCGCTGTGCATGGGCGTCGTGTTCATCGGATCGATCTTCCGCCCGTACTGGGTGCTCATCGGCACCGCCCTCTCGCTCGCCGGCCTCTTCGGGTGGGGCTGGCAGAGCACGCGGCCGATCGAACGCGAGCGGATCGCGTTGCCTAACGGCGCCCTCGTGGAGCGCACATGACGTCCCTGCGGGCCGAGACCAGCGTGGCCGACTTGCCGACCGTCACGTTCGGACAGCGGAGCCTCATGTGGTGGGGAACGCTCGGCTTCATGGTCATCGAAGGCTGGACGCTGGCGCTGCTGCTCGTGAGCTACCTGTATCTGCGCCAGAGCGTGATCCAGTGGCCTCCCGCGCCGTCGCAGTCTCCGGCGCTTCTCATGCCCAGCATCACTCTCGCCCTCATGGCGCTGAGCGTGGTGCCCGCGGTGGTGGTCGCACGCGCCGGAGGCCGGTTGGATGCGCCCGCGGTCAAGCGCTGGCTCGTCGCTCATTCGCTGATTGGCGTCGCAATTCTGATTCTGCGGTGGTGGGACGTCCAGTCGCTCGGCGTGCGATGGGACGCCAATGCGTACGGGACCGCGGTGTGGATGATCGTCGGCTTTCACACCTCCCTGTTGCTGCTCGATGTCCTCGACACGCTCGGCCTAACGCTGTGCTTTTTTGTCAGGCGGCAGCCGGTGAAGTCGTTCAGCGACGCGGCCGACAACAGCGTCTACTGGTACTTCACCGTCGGCATCTGGCTGCCGGTGTACCTGATCGCCTATGTCGGTCCCCGCGTCATCTGAGCGCCGGCGCCCGGGCATCGGACGCGCCGTCCTCGCGGTGTGCCTCAACCCGCTGTTGGGCCTGGTGAACCAGGCGCTCATCCTGGCGGCGGATCCGTGGATGTGCGTCCACCAGCAGCGTTGGACATCATGCGCGCTGCCGGCCGTGTGTGTGGTGCTGATTGCGCTGCTCAGCACCGGCGCCTATCGCAGCTGGCTCGAGGCGCGGCACGCCGGCGATGGCGCGCTGGCGTCCGCCGAGCGATTTCTGGGGCTGTTAGGCATGGAGTTGGGCGCGCTCGCCGCGACGTTCCTCATCGCGCAATCGGCTGCGGCGGTGACCTTCCCGCCGTGCGCCATCTGATGTCCGGCCGCCGGATGCCGCCGCACGACGCGGTGCTGCGGCGGCGGCGCACGCTCGTTGCGGGATGCGCAGTGGCGCTCGCCGCGGTGATCGGGCCCGCCGACCGCATCGCCGACCGGCTGTTCGTGGCCCACATGATCCAGCACGAGCTGCTCATCGCCGTCGCGGCGCCGCTGGTCGCATTTGGGCGGCCGCTGATCACGCTGCTGCGCGCGGTCCCGCCGGCGCGGCGCGCCGCGGCGTCGTTAGGCAGATGGCGGCCGGCGGCGGCGCTCGCGCGCCTCTGCCGGCGCCAGTCGCTCATGTGCCTCGTGCATGGCGCCGCCATCTGGCTCTGGCACATACCGGCTCTCTTCGACGCTGCCCTCGCGCATCCGGCCATCCATGTGGTGCAACACCTATCCTTCTTCGGCACCGGTGTGCTCTTCTGGTCCGCGGTCGCGTACCCGCGACGCTCGAGCGACCTCGGCCGCTCGATCATCTATCTCTTCGTCACCGCCGTTCACACGGCGGTGCTCGGTGCACTGCTCGTCGTCGCGCCATCACCGTGGTACGCGGCGTATGCATCGCACGCAGCCGCCTCGGGACTCACGCCGCTCCAGGACCAGCAGCTCGCCGGGCTGGTCATGTGGGTGCCGGCGAGTGTGCTCTACCTCGCGGCCGCGCTGCACACGGCCCGCCGCTGGTTAGGCGCCGCTGGATTCGTCTCAGGGAACCCGGTGCGCCGATGAGGTGCTGGACTCACCGTTCTCGCCTTCGCGGCGGCGTGCGGGCTCGGGCCACTCGTATCCAGGAATCTTGAGGCCGTAAAATGCGGATTCGTCGCTCGGCTTGGCCTGCTTGGGCACCACCGACCACTCGCCATCGTTCTCGGGAACCACGATGCGCACCTCGCTCAAGGAGCGCAGTCCCTTGCGCCGCACGGCTGCTCGCACTTCGTCGGCGCTCACGCTGCTCTGCCCCAACCGCTCGTCTAACAGCTTGCCATCCCACAGCACCACGCGTGGCGCCTCGCGCACGGCGTGATGAAACAGCAGCCAACGCGCCTGCAGCCAGCGCGTCGCCTCCTGCAGGATGACGAGCACGATGAGCGCGGCCGCGGCCTCGCTCAGCGTGACGCCCGGCGTGACCGCAACCGCCGAGAGGATGGCTCCGAACGTGACGGTGACCACGACGTCGTATCCGGACATGCGCGCCAACGCTTGCTGCCCGACGAGCCGCAGCACGGCGACGACGAACACGAAAAGAATCGCAGCTGTGACGGCGGCGCGACCGACGGCCGCCCACGAATGGAAGAACATCGCAGCGACACGCGATGAAGACGTTCACCCGAGCTACAAACGCTGTACCGCCGCGCCGATCGCACGGCAAACGCTGGCACACGAGATGCGACTTCAGGCTGCCACATGAAGCGGGTTCTGCAAATCGCGCTCGGCATCGTGACCAGCGTCGGCGGGTTCCTCGAGATCGGATCGATTGCGACCGCCGCGCAGGCCGGCGCCGCATTCGGCTACCGCCTCGCCTGGTCGATCGTGGCCGGTACGGTGTGCATCGCGTTTCTGCTGGAAATGTCGGGCCGGTTCGCCGCATGCAGCGGGCGGACGATCCCCGATGCATTGCGCGAGCGTTTCGGCGGCCCCGTCTACCTCACGATCGTCGCCGTGATGTGCTGCGTGTCGATCCTTGTGTTAGGCGCAGAAATCGGCGGCACGGCGGTCGCGTTGCAGTTGGGCACCGGCATCGCCCTGCGCTGGTGGGTGGCGCCGATGGCCGTTCTGGCCTGGTTCATTGTCTGGCGCGGCACCTTCGGCTTCATCGAAAACGGGGTGTCGCTGCTCGGCCTCGTCACCATCGTGTTCGTCGTGGCCGCGGTGTCCGGAGGTCCCGACTACGGCGCCCTGGCCCGCGGCCTCGTGCCTCGACTGCCCGACCATCGGCCTGTTCACTATTGGTACGTCGCCGTGAGCGTACTGGGCGCGTCCATTTCTCCGTACCTCTACTATTTCTATTCGTCCGGCGCGATCGAAGACAAATGGAATGTGGGGTACCTCGGCATCAATCGCTGGGTCGCAGGTATCGGCATGGGGTTCGGCGGGTTTCTGTCCGTCGCCGTAATGGTGCTGGCCGCGATCGTGCTCGCGCCGGCGGGACGCGAGGTCCAACACTATCGTGATCTCTCGGATCTGACGACCACCGTCCTCGGCACACCGGGCTTCTGGCTGTTCGTCGCTGCGTTAGGCATTGCGTGCCTCGGCGCAACCCTCGAGATCGCGCTGTCCCTGGCCTACCTCCTCGCTCAAGGCCTTGGATGGGAGTGGGGAGAGGACATGGATCCGCGCAGGAGCGCCCGCTTCAGCCTCACCTACACGGTCATTATCGCCGTCGCCGCCGTGATCGTTCTTGCCGGCGCGGATCCGCTCGAACTCACGAACATCTCGATGGCCCTCACGGCGGCATCACTGCCGGTCGGCGTTCTGCCGTTTCTCGTTCTGATGAACGACAGCGACTACCTGGGCGACCACACGAACGGACCGTTGGGCAATGCCGTCGTGCTCGTCATCAGCGTGCTGACCATGGTGCTCGGCGTCATTTCCATCCCGTTGCAGTTGGCGGGCTCGTGATCGACCGCCCGATGCACCTCGCCGCCGACGTGCTCGATGAGCAGCTCGTCGACGTAAAGCACCAGAAGGCGGGCCGCATCGACGGCGTCATCGTCTCGACACGGCCCGGACAGCCGCCGCGCGTGATCGCCATCGAAGTGAGTCCGGTGACGCTCGTCGCCCGCGTGAATCGGCGACTCGCTCGATGGCTCGGCCGGCTCGACGCGCGGATCACCGGCCGCCGTGCTCCGTTTCGCATCGCGTGGGACGCATTGCGCTACCGCGATCGCTCGTTCCAATTCGACGGCGACGTCGACGCCACGCCGATCAACGCCGTCGAGCACTGGCTGCGCACGCATGTCACCGGCTGGCCCGCCAATGAATGACGAACGGGAGATACACGTCGAACACCTGCTCGGCAGACGCGTGCGCGACGCGGATGGCCGCGTCGCGGGGCGCATCGAGGAGTTCAAGCTGGATGTGGTGAAGGGCGAGACCATCGTTGCCGAGTATCACTTGGGTCCCGATGCGCTCTGGGAGCGGTTAGGCGGCGCCGCCCTGCACCTGCCTTTCGTTCGCGCGCTCCCGTTTCGGCCGCGACGCATCAGGATTCCGTGGCAGCGGATGGACCTGAGCGATCCGTTGCGTCCGCGTCTCAGTCCCTGACAGGCGGACAAGGGGCGGACACACCGGAAAAAGCCGCGCACCGCTCGGCTGTACTGACATAGCGCGGCGCGGGGGAGGCAAAGCGTCGCCTAACGTACGAGCAGCTAAGCGCTTTTCCACTCGGACGCGGTTCATTAGAAGGTCCCGCGATACACGGAACAGCCGCGGCAGATCGCCGGTGGACCGTCCGACGCCAACGCCGCACGGAACGATTCGTATGCGGCGCCGCGCCAGATCTGGCTGATCGGCTGCTCTGCCACCGTGCCTAACGTGCCTCGATCGGGCGTCGAGATCATGCAGCACGGCATCGCATCGCCGCGATACGTGATGTACGGGCCATGCCACGGCCAATCGCAACGCTCGCGGCCGGGCGTGCCCGGCGCATGCTCGTGCACGTCCAGCCGCGGCAGCCGCAATTCGATGCCTAACGACTCGGCCGTCTGCCGCGCCTCGGCGAACACGCCGCCCGTGAGCTCTTCGTCGCATCCGGTCAGGTTTTCGCCGTGCACGAACTCCCGCATCGGGGCATAGCGGGCCGGCAGCGTCGATTCCGTGAAGTCGTGACAGAGATGCTGGACAAAGACGGTGTCGATGTCGTGCTCGGCGGCCAGCCGCACCACCGCCGGCAACTCCCGGAGATTCCGCCGCATCAATACCATGACCAGTCGCACGCGCGGCTTCTCGCTCGACATCGCACGCTTCGTATCCCGCAGATGGCCGAGGTTGCGGCGGACGCGCGCGAACGACGCGCCGACGCGAATCCCTTCGTACGTCGCCTCCGTTGCCCCGTCCACCGACACGTGCAGCGTCGTCAGACCGCTGGTCACGCAACGGTCGGCACGACGGCGCGTGAGCAGCGTGACGTTCGAATTCGTCGACACCACGATGCCGCGCGCGGCGGCGTACGCAACCATGTCGAAGAAGCGAGGATGCATCATCGGCTCGCCTAACCCTTGCAGGTGCAGCTCCGTCAGCGT is from Gemmatimonadaceae bacterium and encodes:
- the ctaD gene encoding cytochrome c oxidase subunit I, coding for MSALGNSTIDGGALAPEAVAQNAGALERTWSTKPGVWAWVCTVDHKVIGRRYVITAFAMFLAGGIEAALMRAQLARPENGFLGADRYNQIFTTHGTTMMFLFAVPMMTAMGLYFVPLMIGARSVAFPRLNAFGYWTYLVGIGLLYVALLTNHAPDTGWFAYVPLSETLYAPGHRVDVWAQLVTFTEIAALCAAVNIIVTVFKMRAPGMSVNRIPLFVWAQLVVAFMIVFAMPAVAAGSTLMLAADRAIHMQWFIPARGGDVLLWQHIFWFFGHPEVYIIFLPALGMVTPIVETFCRRPVVGYGAIVMANIATAFFAFGLWVHHMFATPLPELGDSLFTAASLVIAIPSAVQIFCWIATMWTGRPRLTVPMLFVLGFLFTFINGGITGVMLASVPFDRQAHDTFFVVAHLHYVLLGGGVMPLFAGLYFWFPKFTGRLLRNGLGKWHFWLFLIGVNVTFFPMHILGLDGMPRRIYTYLASTGWGPLNLLSSLGAATIAISVIIFLVNVVLSWRGGAVAGPNPWGASGLEWATASPPPPYNFAYPLIVSSAHPLWDAHAALPVATGLRTDRREVLTTTTFDARPDARHSSPRESIWPFYLALCMGVVFIGSIFRPYWVLIGTALSLAGLFGWGWQSTRPIERERIALPNGALVERT
- a CDS encoding cytochrome c oxidase assembly protein, with amino-acid sequence MRHLMSGRRMPPHDAVLRRRRTLVAGCAVALAAVIGPADRIADRLFVAHMIQHELLIAVAAPLVAFGRPLITLLRAVPPARRAAASLGRWRPAAALARLCRRQSLMCLVHGAAIWLWHIPALFDAALAHPAIHVVQHLSFFGTGVLFWSAVAYPRRSSDLGRSIIYLFVTAVHTAVLGALLVVAPSPWYAAYASHAAASGLTPLQDQQLAGLVMWVPASVLYLAAALHTARRWLGAAGFVSGNPVRR
- a CDS encoding YetF domain-containing protein, with the protein product MFFHSWAAVGRAAVTAAILFVFVVAVLRLVGQQALARMSGYDVVVTVTFGAILSAVAVTPGVTLSEAAAALIVLVILQEATRWLQARWLLFHHAVREAPRVVLWDGKLLDERLGQSSVSADEVRAAVRRKGLRSLSEVRIVVPENDGEWSVVPKQAKPSDESAFYGLKIPGYEWPEPARRREGENGESSTSSAHRVP
- a CDS encoding Nramp family divalent metal transporter, yielding MKRVLQIALGIVTSVGGFLEIGSIATAAQAGAAFGYRLAWSIVAGTVCIAFLLEMSGRFAACSGRTIPDALRERFGGPVYLTIVAVMCCVSILVLGAEIGGTAVALQLGTGIALRWWVAPMAVLAWFIVWRGTFGFIENGVSLLGLVTIVFVVAAVSGGPDYGALARGLVPRLPDHRPVHYWYVAVSVLGASISPYLYYFYSSGAIEDKWNVGYLGINRWVAGIGMGFGGFLSVAVMVLAAIVLAPAGREVQHYRDLSDLTTTVLGTPGFWLFVAALGIACLGATLEIALSLAYLLAQGLGWEWGEDMDPRRSARFSLTYTVIIAVAAVIVLAGADPLELTNISMALTAASLPVGVLPFLVLMNDSDYLGDHTNGPLGNAVVLVISVLTMVLGVISIPLQLAGS
- a CDS encoding radical SAM protein — protein: MDLPTYIQLEPVGQCNLKCQMCAIQFRADGTPHGPPAFMAWDLFVRILDDLPTLTELHLQGLGEPMMHPRFFDMVAYAAARGIVVSTNSNVTLLTRRRADRCVTSGLTTLHVSVDGATEATYEGIRVGASFARVRRNLGHLRDTKRAMSSEKPRVRLVMVLMRRNLRELPAVVRLAAEHDIDTVFVQHLCHDFTESTLPARYAPMREFVHGENLTGCDEELTGGVFAEARQTAESLGIELRLPRLDVHEHAPGTPGRERCDWPWHGPYITYRGDAMPCCMISTPDRGTLGTVAEQPISQIWRGAAYESFRAALASDGPPAICRGCSVYRGTF